The Phycisphaerales bacterium genome includes a region encoding these proteins:
- a CDS encoding efflux RND transporter permease subunit: MSLPRFSVENPVLVNMLMVALLVAGGYAALTLTREMFPESRPNQILIATLYPGATPEEVEKGIAIRLEEAIKDIEFIDKVETRINEGSCSILVSLTSDVLDLDAKVNEFKSAIDAIPRDEFPTEAEETRVVKFEPKLPVISVAIYGDVDEAALKAAGRRLRDELLLLPEITDVILTGTRKDELAVEVDPEQLVAYRLSLAEVAAAIRRANLDLPGGQVKTPEANVALRTLGETDDAARIAETILPRRAPLPDAMRGMGAAEAGTAAFVRVRDIGRVIDGFEDRDTRGRFNGRPAVDLIVYKRGDQDAVRIAGYVKAYVAGKLNTPPPSTFATQLGFDRTLPQIYERSRQEPLPAGLTLELHSDLSRYITDRLDLLTRNGLWGLLFVFLTLLLTLNWRVAFWVMMGLLLSVFGGILVMSALGATLNLISMFGLIVVLGLIVDDAIVVGENVYARVERGEDPRTAAIRGTEEVTWPVIVAVATTIGAFLPLMFIEGRIGDFMGVLPIVVMSALFVSLIESLIILPTHLADTLRPHTALSARPARTTLGRVGAAFAHVQQEWLGRRLTNLYEAGLRICTEYRYVTIAAAVAGLILSLGLVAGGRTQFVFFESTDSETILVNLELPVGTPAEQTEIQMRAIEQVVLDRSQFPEVKNSYLLVGAQLQADEGGATASTRSHIAQLILELTTVEQRERRSEEVVNAMRTAVGPVPGARALRFQPMQGGPAGAAIEIEVTGERIESLLTVVAQLKEELNRQVGVFDIVDDYERGRRELQLTLYDSARALGLTTEALATEVRGAFYGLEARTLQRNREDVDIRVRFPEERRRELHALEGMRIATPAGAMVPLSEVADVTEAEGTAAIRRIDQRRAVVITADIDTAVANAERTIASLTPFIARLEQEQPGTRVEFAGNKRETAKSLGSLRRDFLIALLLIFVMLAGLFRSYVDPLVVLAAVPFGLSGALVGHYVMGFNLTILSMIGLVALTGIVVNDALILVDFIKKEIAAGQPLREAVLMAGRRRLRPILLTSVTTILGLAPLLAEQSFQARFLIPMAISISFGLAFATVLTLVVVPALYLIVNDLRIAVVWLATGRKPRPAHVAGIDPTLSNAGE; this comes from the coding sequence ATGTCCCTGCCGCGCTTCAGCGTCGAAAATCCGGTCCTGGTGAATATGCTGATGGTCGCGCTGCTGGTGGCCGGCGGCTACGCAGCACTGACACTGACACGCGAAATGTTCCCCGAATCGCGCCCGAACCAGATTCTGATCGCGACGCTATATCCCGGCGCGACGCCCGAGGAGGTCGAAAAAGGGATTGCGATCCGGCTCGAAGAGGCGATCAAAGACATCGAGTTCATCGACAAGGTCGAAACGCGAATCAACGAGGGCAGTTGCTCGATTCTGGTCTCCCTGACGAGCGATGTGCTGGACCTCGATGCGAAAGTCAACGAATTCAAGTCCGCGATCGACGCCATTCCGCGCGATGAGTTTCCGACCGAGGCGGAAGAGACCCGGGTCGTCAAGTTCGAGCCCAAGCTGCCCGTCATCTCCGTCGCCATCTACGGCGATGTCGACGAAGCCGCCCTGAAAGCCGCCGGACGCCGCCTGCGCGACGAGCTGCTGCTGCTGCCGGAAATCACGGATGTCATTCTCACCGGCACGCGCAAGGACGAACTGGCCGTTGAGGTCGACCCCGAGCAACTGGTCGCCTACCGCCTTTCGCTGGCCGAAGTCGCCGCCGCCATACGCCGCGCCAACCTCGATCTCCCGGGCGGCCAGGTGAAGACGCCGGAAGCCAATGTCGCGCTCCGCACCCTCGGCGAAACGGATGATGCCGCCCGCATCGCCGAGACCATCCTTCCGCGGCGCGCCCCCCTCCCCGATGCCATGCGGGGCATGGGAGCCGCGGAGGCCGGTACCGCCGCATTCGTGCGCGTCCGCGATATCGGACGTGTCATCGACGGCTTCGAGGACCGGGACACCCGCGGGCGTTTCAACGGACGCCCGGCCGTCGATCTGATCGTTTACAAGCGCGGCGATCAGGATGCCGTCCGGATCGCGGGCTATGTGAAGGCCTATGTCGCCGGCAAGCTGAACACGCCCCCCCCGTCGACGTTCGCCACGCAGCTGGGATTCGACCGCACCCTGCCGCAGATCTACGAGCGTTCCCGGCAGGAACCGCTGCCGGCCGGACTGACACTGGAACTCCATAGCGACCTTTCCCGTTACATCACGGATCGGCTCGATCTGCTTACGCGGAACGGCCTGTGGGGCCTGCTGTTCGTTTTCCTGACGCTGCTGCTGACGCTGAACTGGCGCGTCGCGTTTTGGGTGATGATGGGGCTGCTGCTTTCGGTTTTTGGCGGCATCCTCGTGATGAGTGCGCTCGGCGCCACCCTCAACCTCATCAGCATGTTCGGCCTCATCGTGGTCCTCGGCCTGATCGTGGACGATGCGATCGTCGTCGGGGAGAACGTGTACGCGCGCGTGGAGCGCGGGGAGGATCCTCGTACCGCCGCCATCCGCGGGACCGAAGAAGTCACCTGGCCGGTGATTGTCGCCGTGGCGACGACCATCGGGGCCTTTCTCCCGCTCATGTTCATCGAGGGTCGCATCGGTGACTTCATGGGTGTTCTGCCGATCGTCGTGATGTCCGCCCTGTTCGTCTCGCTCATCGAGTCCCTCATTATTCTGCCAACCCACCTGGCGGATACGCTGCGGCCGCACACCGCACTTTCGGCACGGCCCGCGCGCACCACGCTCGGGCGGGTGGGGGCCGCGTTTGCGCACGTGCAGCAGGAGTGGCTCGGACGACGACTCACCAACCTGTATGAAGCCGGCCTGCGCATCTGCACGGAGTATCGCTACGTCACGATCGCCGCGGCGGTGGCGGGCTTGATTCTCTCACTGGGGCTGGTGGCCGGCGGACGAACACAATTTGTTTTCTTCGAATCGACGGATTCGGAGACGATCCTGGTGAACCTGGAGTTACCGGTCGGCACACCCGCCGAGCAGACCGAGATCCAGATGCGCGCGATCGAACAGGTGGTCCTCGACCGCAGCCAATTCCCCGAAGTGAAGAACAGCTACCTGCTGGTCGGAGCTCAGCTCCAGGCCGACGAGGGCGGCGCAACCGCTTCGACGCGATCGCACATCGCCCAGCTCATTCTCGAGCTGACCACCGTCGAGCAGCGCGAGCGCCGCAGCGAAGAAGTCGTGAATGCGATGCGTACGGCCGTCGGCCCGGTCCCCGGCGCCCGCGCGCTCCGCTTCCAGCCGATGCAGGGTGGGCCAGCCGGTGCCGCCATCGAAATCGAAGTCACCGGCGAGCGCATCGAGAGCCTCCTGACCGTCGTGGCGCAGCTCAAGGAGGAACTCAACCGGCAGGTCGGAGTGTTTGATATCGTGGATGACTATGAGCGGGGCCGCCGCGAACTGCAACTGACGCTGTACGACTCCGCCCGGGCACTCGGGTTGACGACCGAAGCCCTCGCCACCGAGGTCCGCGGGGCCTTCTACGGCCTCGAGGCTCGCACGCTGCAGCGCAACCGCGAGGACGTTGATATTCGCGTCCGGTTTCCGGAGGAGCGTCGCCGCGAGCTGCACGCCCTCGAGGGGATGCGCATTGCCACACCCGCCGGCGCAATGGTTCCGCTGTCGGAAGTCGCCGACGTCACCGAGGCCGAGGGGACGGCCGCCATTCGCCGGATCGATCAGCGGCGTGCGGTGGTCATTACCGCCGACATAGATACCGCCGTCGCCAATGCCGAACGTACCATTGCGAGTCTCACCCCGTTCATCGCCCGGCTCGAGCAGGAGCAGCCCGGTACGCGCGTTGAATTCGCCGGCAACAAGCGCGAAACCGCCAAATCACTCGGCTCCCTCCGCCGCGACTTCCTGATCGCCCTGCTCCTTATCTTCGTCATGCTGGCCGGACTCTTCCGCAGCTATGTCGATCCGCTCGTCGTCCTCGCCGCGGTGCCGTTCGGACTCAGTGGTGCGCTCGTCGGCCATTACGTGATGGGCTTCAACCTCACCATCCTGTCGATGATCGGACTCGTCGCACTCACCGGCATCGTGGTCAACGACGCACTCATCCTGGTGGACTTCATCAAGAAGGAAATCGCGGCCGGACAGCCCCTCCGCGAAGCCGTCCTCATGGCCGGACGGCGCCGGCTGCGCCCGATTCTCCTGACCTCGGTGACAACCATCCTGGGACTGGCCCCGCTGCTCGCAGAACAGTCGTTCCAGGCGCGTTTTCTCATTCCCATGGCCATCTCGATCAGCTTTGGGCTGGCGTTCGCCACGGTGTTAACCCTGGTCGTGGTTCCCGCCCTCTACCTCATCGTGAACGATCTGCGCATCGCCGTGGTCTGGCTGGCAACGGGACGGAAACCACGCCCGGCGCACGTGGCGGGCATCGATCCGACCCTCTCCAACGCAGGTGAGTAG
- a CDS encoding efflux RND transporter periplasmic adaptor subunit: MLRKLILSCILIPTVLALALAIFSFLRATRPIAETLDPTRPPLLVNALQVWPTTVVPQIEGFGTARAERMAVLSAQVTGIVIARPAQVQPGAAVVAGDLLLRIDARDYEAQVARAQSLVQLSEASLRQLEVEDLNLQRLIRTAKEELALTEREYERMVDLFERGNANPREVDNARLAFQRARRALDTLEGERDLLAPRRAQEEASRAQRLADLTLATLNLARCEVHAPFSGQIASVSVEVGEGVGPGQPLLTLIDLTLIEVPIELPVTLRGRVTVGARATLQLERRSGARWDGIVARISPEASSASRTFQLFVEVQNRADSAPQESLAPGMFVRAELEGPRLADVLLVPRNAVRQGRVFLAADGRARGYTVEVVETLRDQAIVSGLTPGDIVLTSNLDALYDGMTVTPVLPTASAPAPLSRAARTP; the protein is encoded by the coding sequence ATGCTTCGGAAGCTCATCCTGTCCTGCATCCTCATCCCCACGGTGCTCGCGCTTGCGCTGGCCATTTTTTCATTTTTGCGTGCCACGCGTCCGATCGCGGAGACCTTGGATCCGACGCGTCCGCCCCTGCTGGTGAATGCGCTCCAGGTCTGGCCCACCACGGTGGTACCCCAGATCGAGGGCTTCGGCACGGCCCGGGCGGAACGGATGGCAGTGCTCAGTGCGCAGGTCACGGGGATCGTCATCGCGCGGCCGGCACAGGTGCAGCCCGGCGCCGCAGTCGTCGCGGGGGACCTGCTCCTGCGGATCGATGCCCGCGACTACGAGGCCCAGGTCGCGCGCGCGCAGAGTCTCGTGCAGCTCTCCGAGGCAAGTCTGCGGCAGCTTGAGGTGGAAGACCTCAATCTGCAGCGATTGATCCGGACTGCGAAGGAAGAGCTCGCGCTTACCGAGCGCGAGTACGAGCGCATGGTCGATCTGTTCGAGCGCGGAAACGCAAACCCGCGCGAGGTGGACAACGCCCGCCTCGCGTTTCAGCGGGCCCGCCGTGCGCTGGATACCCTCGAAGGGGAGCGCGACCTGCTCGCGCCACGCCGGGCACAGGAAGAAGCCAGTCGCGCGCAGCGCCTTGCCGACCTGACGCTGGCCACCCTGAATCTCGCCCGCTGCGAAGTGCATGCCCCGTTCTCGGGGCAGATTGCCAGCGTGTCGGTGGAGGTCGGCGAGGGGGTCGGACCGGGCCAACCGCTGCTGACGCTGATCGATCTCACGCTGATCGAAGTGCCGATCGAGCTGCCCGTTACGCTGCGTGGCCGCGTTACGGTGGGGGCCCGTGCCACATTGCAGCTCGAACGTCGCAGCGGAGCCCGCTGGGACGGGATCGTTGCGCGGATCTCGCCGGAAGCCAGCAGCGCCAGCCGGACTTTTCAGCTTTTTGTCGAGGTGCAGAATCGAGCCGACAGCGCGCCGCAGGAATCGCTCGCACCCGGCATGTTTGTGCGGGCCGAACTGGAAGGTCCGCGTCTCGCGGATGTCCTGCTGGTGCCGCGCAATGCCGTGCGCCAGGGGCGCGTATTTTTGGCCGCAGACGGGCGGGCCCGGGGTTACACGGTCGAAGTCGTCGAAACGTTGCGCGACCAGGCCATCGTGTCCGGCCTGACACCTGGGGATATCGTGCTGACCAGCAATCTCGACGCGCTGTACGACGGCATGACGGTCACACCGGTGCTGCCCACGGCCAGCGCCCCCGCCCCTCTGTCCCGGGCCGCGAGGACACCCTGA
- a CDS encoding tetratricopeptide repeat protein encodes MRKMLSRTATLLVTLAVVGLTACETKEPQGNNPGALPRSQGGSQDVEPRLSASTYVAHGHLLERQGNLEQAAAQYRRALELTPLADQARTRLGIVLNRLGRHSEATVTFRELVARQPASAQAHNNLGFSLFLEGRTAEAEQMLARATELDPGFRRAHMNRGLALAKLKRYDDALAAFRLSGHEADAYYNLAVVQAEAGLYADAARALEQALIINPDFTAARQDLRTVARMAATQEAAPAPALATPPPTLITRSALPSEALPTDDLTTAGAVEAIAIPIPPTPQPASTPTAAIVDETTQIRAFLGLPDGEPVSTELVTHEGLRTLIEILSTECRRTFLNICDRGDAWVRVHVLLNDRRP; translated from the coding sequence GTGCGCAAGATGCTTTCGCGAACCGCGACGTTGCTTGTCACGCTCGCCGTGGTCGGTTTAACGGCCTGTGAAACCAAGGAGCCGCAGGGCAACAACCCCGGCGCCTTGCCCCGTTCTCAGGGCGGCAGCCAGGACGTTGAGCCGCGCCTGAGCGCCTCGACCTACGTAGCCCATGGCCACCTGCTTGAACGGCAGGGGAACCTCGAACAGGCGGCCGCTCAGTATCGCCGCGCACTCGAGCTTACCCCGTTGGCCGACCAGGCCCGCACACGTCTCGGCATCGTGCTGAACCGCCTTGGCCGGCACTCCGAGGCCACCGTGACTTTCCGCGAGCTCGTCGCCCGACAGCCCGCGTCAGCGCAGGCGCACAACAACCTGGGCTTCAGTCTGTTCCTGGAAGGGCGCACCGCCGAGGCCGAACAGATGCTCGCCCGCGCAACCGAACTCGATCCTGGCTTCAGACGCGCCCACATGAACCGGGGGCTCGCACTGGCAAAGCTCAAGCGTTACGACGACGCGCTGGCCGCTTTCCGGCTTTCCGGGCACGAAGCCGACGCCTACTACAACCTCGCAGTCGTACAGGCCGAAGCCGGCTTGTACGCCGATGCCGCGCGCGCGCTTGAACAGGCCCTCATCATCAACCCGGATTTCACCGCGGCACGCCAGGATCTGCGCACCGTCGCGCGGATGGCTGCCACCCAGGAAGCAGCCCCTGCTCCTGCACTAGCCACTCCGCCGCCCACGCTGATCACTCGGTCAGCACTTCCTTCCGAGGCCCTCCCTACGGATGATCTGACCACCGCCGGCGCGGTCGAAGCGATCGCGATTCCCATCCCGCCGACGCCCCAGCCGGCCTCGACACCCACAGCCGCGATTGTGGATGAGACCACCCAGATTCGGGCCTTCCTCGGCCTGCCTGATGGTGAACCCGTTTCCACTGAATTGGTGACCCACGAGGGGCTGCGTACCCTGATCGAGATTCTCTCGACCGAGTGCCGCCGTACGTTTCTGAACATCTGCGACCGTGGCGACGCCTGGGTTCGGGTGCATGTGCTGCTGAACGACCGCCGCCCCTGA
- a CDS encoding SMP-30/gluconolactonase/LRE family protein: MDATPRIPIPRTRLLRRARWILTSVGLAAILLVIGAGQNSPSDPATTARAQDATARFRVQSVRSYTGPADTPLFMPTGVRVAADGTVYVVDGVYDRIVVHHPSGAVREIISSVEDHALAAPLDVWLDSRGQLWIADTGNECIVVRAENGTLAARFTPPAELRPTRGFDLAGLALSPDERTLWVADNNHHRLLRCDLTTGAWETFGQRGGSRGEYQYPFGLATLPGGALLVVDVINGRLQQIFPDGTAEAVIGAYGVDLGQFYRPKAVAVDAAGRIWVADGTLGVIQIFATDGGLLGALADETGTVLQLDHPLGIAFGADDEVYVVELGAHRVRQFLLTEDPRAFPPRMTAGARGPTAGQQARACTVCHMEWMAPLVDGTRTLLAAVPDNPPDHPAVSRAEMCLGCHDGGVGDSRRRVWMEHGHRIGQPVPADVRVPPDLPLTGGQMACRTCHSAHTQPDTRNTLETIVFLRGDGVASDLCLKCHGDLAGGAHAGMHPLGPMKIAVPEQLHAPETRKLLHTSGVTCLTCHTGHGAQYEQLMVVDPNTNDMCLSCHEQLSPVLFEADHRSRHGHLPMLSAEQRDVATSLGTRTAESGALLCTTCHQAHHATVPQNLLAFNLAERDVCSACHTVQATVVATPHDLRQTAPDATNIHGVTVTQGGVCSACHTAHQPGLPAQPTALNPAGQCLNCHQTGQLAAKRVLPAHNHPGADCTGCHNPHEPRFGHFLSAPAEDNCRRCHANQSHFAGGGHDLRKNPEVWPEVSRDTGDACLACHRAHGSDETRLFRAGLAADQTGRDAACVACHAESAPGARTASALIHPQAPHSALVLNPTTRPVHLPLTTGPHGEQQLGCSTCHDPHQSPDIHRHLLRAERGAPPETLCLSCHTERTNIHMIGHAIPFIRAAGFEADHCLPCHTTHGDPGKVVSQKLWPRALWEFEGSAEIPVADRFCIACHRTAGAAPVPAVASHPDVVIFNPYSPTAANYLPLFDDTGEVASSGHIACRTCHLTHGRSEQAPLPEDATALGARELRARAWHLRSFGQENVCTTCHGFDGLRRFMYFHQVERRSGPVQISRGLAEPTLTQ; this comes from the coding sequence ATGGACGCAACGCCCCGCATTCCGATTCCGCGTACCCGGCTCCTCCGCCGTGCCCGCTGGATTCTCACCTCCGTCGGCCTCGCAGCCATACTCCTTGTGATCGGCGCCGGGCAGAATTCACCCTCCGACCCCGCGACCACCGCGCGCGCGCAGGACGCCACGGCCCGCTTCCGTGTGCAGTCCGTACGCAGCTACACCGGCCCCGCCGATACCCCGCTGTTCATGCCGACAGGCGTACGCGTTGCGGCTGACGGTACGGTGTACGTTGTGGACGGTGTGTATGACCGGATCGTGGTGCATCACCCGAGCGGTGCAGTCAGGGAGATCATTTCCAGCGTCGAAGACCACGCCTTGGCCGCACCGCTCGACGTGTGGCTCGACAGCCGCGGACAACTCTGGATCGCCGATACGGGCAACGAATGCATTGTTGTACGCGCTGAAAACGGCACGCTGGCGGCAAGATTCACGCCCCCGGCGGAGCTGCGCCCGACGCGCGGCTTCGACCTCGCGGGACTGGCCCTTTCCCCCGATGAACGCACGTTGTGGGTGGCGGACAACAACCATCACCGCCTCCTCCGCTGTGACCTCACTACCGGGGCCTGGGAGACCTTCGGGCAGCGCGGCGGCTCGCGCGGCGAGTACCAGTACCCCTTCGGACTCGCAACACTGCCAGGCGGCGCGCTGCTCGTCGTGGATGTCATCAATGGCCGTTTGCAGCAGATCTTTCCCGACGGTACCGCCGAGGCCGTCATCGGCGCTTACGGTGTCGATCTCGGCCAGTTCTACCGACCGAAAGCCGTTGCAGTCGATGCCGCCGGACGCATCTGGGTGGCGGACGGCACCCTGGGCGTGATCCAGATCTTCGCAACCGATGGAGGGCTGCTCGGTGCGCTGGCCGACGAGACCGGCACCGTCCTGCAACTCGACCACCCGCTGGGTATTGCGTTCGGCGCCGACGACGAGGTCTACGTAGTCGAACTCGGCGCCCATCGCGTGAGACAGTTCCTATTGACCGAGGATCCGCGCGCCTTTCCGCCCCGCATGACGGCGGGCGCGCGCGGTCCGACCGCGGGACAACAGGCACGGGCCTGTACCGTGTGCCACATGGAGTGGATGGCACCGCTGGTCGACGGTACCCGTACTTTGCTGGCAGCCGTACCCGATAACCCGCCGGACCATCCGGCCGTCAGCCGTGCGGAGATGTGCCTCGGCTGTCACGACGGCGGTGTGGGCGACTCCCGCCGGCGCGTGTGGATGGAACATGGCCACCGGATCGGCCAACCGGTGCCTGCGGACGTGCGGGTGCCGCCCGACCTGCCCCTGACGGGCGGACAGATGGCGTGCCGCACGTGTCATTCGGCCCATACTCAACCCGACACGCGCAACACGCTGGAAACCATTGTCTTCCTGCGGGGTGACGGGGTAGCGAGTGATCTGTGCCTGAAGTGCCATGGGGACCTGGCCGGTGGCGCTCACGCCGGCATGCACCCCCTGGGTCCAATGAAGATCGCAGTGCCGGAGCAGTTGCACGCCCCGGAGACCCGGAAGCTGCTCCACACCTCCGGCGTGACCTGCTTGACGTGCCACACGGGACATGGCGCGCAGTACGAACAACTGATGGTCGTCGATCCGAACACCAACGACATGTGCCTGTCCTGCCACGAGCAGTTGTCGCCCGTGTTGTTCGAGGCGGATCACCGCAGTCGCCACGGCCACCTGCCGATGTTGTCTGCTGAGCAGCGCGACGTGGCAACCAGTCTGGGAACACGCACGGCCGAGAGTGGCGCATTGCTTTGCACAACGTGCCACCAGGCGCACCACGCTACGGTTCCGCAGAATCTCCTCGCCTTCAACCTGGCGGAGCGGGATGTGTGCAGCGCGTGCCACACAGTCCAGGCCACCGTCGTGGCCACACCGCACGACCTCCGCCAGACAGCCCCCGACGCCACAAACATCCATGGTGTGACGGTAACGCAGGGTGGCGTCTGCAGCGCGTGCCATACCGCTCATCAGCCCGGGCTGCCGGCCCAGCCCACGGCGCTCAATCCGGCTGGTCAATGCCTGAATTGTCACCAGACCGGGCAACTGGCCGCAAAACGCGTCCTGCCGGCCCACAACCACCCCGGGGCCGATTGCACGGGTTGCCACAACCCGCACGAGCCGCGCTTTGGACATTTCCTCAGCGCGCCGGCCGAGGACAACTGCCGACGCTGCCATGCGAACCAGTCCCACTTCGCGGGCGGCGGGCACGATCTCCGGAAGAACCCCGAAGTCTGGCCGGAGGTGTCGCGCGACACGGGGGATGCCTGCCTTGCCTGCCACCGCGCGCACGGTTCCGACGAGACCCGGCTGTTCCGGGCGGGGCTCGCAGCGGACCAGACCGGGCGCGATGCGGCCTGCGTCGCCTGTCACGCGGAATCGGCTCCAGGAGCACGCACCGCTTCCGCACTCATTCACCCGCAAGCACCACACAGCGCACTCGTGCTGAACCCCACCACCCGGCCAGTGCACCTTCCGCTGACCACGGGCCCGCACGGGGAGCAACAGCTCGGTTGCAGCACGTGTCACGATCCGCACCAGTCTCCGGACATCCACCGGCACCTGCTGCGGGCGGAGCGGGGCGCACCACCGGAGACACTCTGCCTCTCGTGCCATACCGAACGCACCAACATTCACATGATCGGACACGCGATCCCCTTCATCCGCGCAGCGGGCTTCGAGGCCGACCACTGCCTGCCGTGTCATACGACCCATGGCGACCCGGGCAAGGTGGTGTCGCAGAAGCTCTGGCCGCGCGCGTTGTGGGAATTCGAGGGGTCCGCAGAGATCCCGGTAGCCGATCGTTTCTGCATCGCCTGCCACCGCACCGCCGGCGCGGCCCCGGTGCCTGCCGTCGCATCGCACCCGGATGTGGTGATTTTCAATCCCTATAGCCCCACTGCGGCCAACTACCTGCCGCTGTTCGATGACACGGGTGAGGTGGCATCCAGCGGCCACATCGCATGCCGCACGTGCCACCTCACGCACGGTCGTTCCGAGCAGGCCCCGCTCCCGGAAGACGCCACCGCACTGGGTGCACGTGAATTGCGGGCGCGGGCCTGGCATTTGCGCTCCTTCGGCCAGGAGAACGTCTGCACCACCTGCCACGGTTTTGACGGGTTGCGCCGGTTCATGTACTTCCACCAGGTGGAACGCCGCAGCGGACCGGTGCAGATTTCACGCGGCTTGGCAGAGCCCACCCTGACACAGTAA
- a CDS encoding PAS domain-containing protein, whose protein sequence is MHPLRHRNGDGVCPVDCLLAQAVARLPVGLILTSASGRVLWINAAAETMLAIEARECLGRPMEQMRMDPVLSAFCQDAAEVGGEHSAALSVRYPQELELKVSLVCGRDNNGAEISRALILSDITAERQVHITLSQAVTQRLLDLTGGHMPPEPVKNLTQQELRILRMVGRGLGNDEIAGETSISSSTVRSHLKSLYRKLNLNSRAEAVSFAIRNHLV, encoded by the coding sequence ATGCATCCGCTGCGACATCGCAACGGCGATGGTGTCTGTCCGGTCGACTGCCTGCTCGCCCAAGCCGTAGCCCGCTTACCCGTCGGACTGATTCTCACTTCGGCCAGTGGCCGTGTGCTCTGGATCAATGCCGCGGCCGAAACCATGCTTGCGATCGAGGCGAGGGAGTGTCTCGGACGCCCCATGGAACAAATGCGGATGGATCCGGTGCTCTCGGCATTCTGCCAGGATGCTGCGGAGGTGGGTGGCGAACACAGTGCGGCCCTGTCTGTTCGCTACCCGCAAGAGCTTGAGTTGAAGGTTTCCCTGGTATGCGGACGGGACAACAACGGGGCGGAGATCAGCCGGGCCCTGATCCTGAGTGACATCACGGCGGAACGACAGGTACACATCACTCTATCGCAGGCGGTGACACAGCGGTTGCTGGATCTGACCGGGGGGCACATGCCGCCTGAGCCCGTTAAGAACCTGACACAGCAGGAGTTGCGCATTCTGCGGATGGTTGGACGTGGGCTCGGAAACGATGAAATTGCCGGTGAGACGAGCATTTCGTCATCCACCGTGCGGTCACATCTCAAAAGTCTTTATCGGAAGCTGAATCTGAATTCTCGTGCGGAAGCGGTGAGTTTCGCAATACGTAACCATCTTGTCTGA
- a CDS encoding ammonia-forming cytochrome c nitrite reductase subunit c552 has protein sequence MSMKRTLIASLAAFGVVLLLAAGGCPQVQPPPSNGNANDNANDNAPPPTTGNSGIGGKFVGSSRCGLCHVSTHRDWNDTLHARAYQTLVNIGQQNNSVCIGCHVVGFGEPGGFVDLATTADLAGVGCESCHGGARAHAENVVDRTLRPPADISADVCGRCHTGTHHPTFEDWAGSGHGSMYEGVRDGIIAGQAGRLNTCGVCHSGDAFYRIVLKNNTVPDDAYLGVAPESLNTITCAVCHNPHAKTGNAAAPEDGRDYQLRYPQLATPTPVNTVDGVQKVTRFNLCGQCHHDRGTTWLASARGPHHSVQMNVYLGEMPVPVDENDNPQLLVPSRVSVHSFASEQCSTCHMYRKDFQSDIAPAISGHSFAVDFDSCATSGCHPSRGQSEQVWATLQAEIAARLANVKAALGDPATWQYTASGGPNAAGQAALPENIRKARYLISYVESDGSLGMHNPAYVRDILIEAQRLANLP, from the coding sequence ATGTCGATGAAAAGAACCCTCATAGCATCCCTCGCCGCGTTCGGGGTGGTGCTCCTGCTCGCGGCCGGTGGTTGTCCACAAGTACAACCTCCCCCGAGCAACGGCAATGCGAACGACAATGCGAATGACAACGCCCCGCCTCCCACGACGGGCAATTCCGGGATCGGAGGCAAGTTCGTCGGATCGAGCCGCTGTGGACTTTGCCACGTCTCCACGCATCGCGATTGGAATGACACCCTGCACGCCCGCGCCTACCAGACACTCGTGAACATCGGCCAACAGAACAACAGCGTTTGCATCGGCTGCCACGTGGTCGGGTTTGGTGAGCCGGGTGGCTTCGTCGACTTGGCGACGACTGCGGATCTCGCTGGTGTTGGCTGCGAGTCCTGCCATGGCGGTGCCCGCGCCCACGCGGAGAACGTCGTGGACCGCACCCTGCGCCCGCCCGCCGACATCAGCGCGGACGTTTGTGGCCGGTGCCATACCGGCACGCACCACCCGACCTTCGAGGACTGGGCTGGTTCGGGCCACGGCAGCATGTATGAAGGTGTGCGCGACGGCATCATCGCCGGACAGGCCGGCCGCCTGAACACCTGCGGCGTGTGCCATTCGGGCGACGCGTTTTACCGCATCGTGCTGAAGAACAACACGGTGCCCGACGACGCTTATCTCGGTGTTGCGCCCGAGAGTCTCAACACAATCACCTGCGCAGTCTGCCACAATCCGCATGCCAAGACGGGCAATGCGGCCGCGCCGGAGGACGGACGCGACTACCAGCTCCGCTACCCGCAACTCGCGACCCCCACGCCGGTCAACACGGTGGATGGCGTCCAGAAGGTGACGCGTTTCAACCTCTGCGGCCAGTGCCACCACGATCGCGGAACCACCTGGCTCGCGAGCGCCCGTGGGCCGCACCACAGCGTGCAGATGAACGTCTACCTCGGCGAGATGCCCGTACCGGTGGACGAGAACGACAATCCGCAGTTGCTCGTGCCGAGCCGCGTCTCCGTGCACTCTTTCGCTTCCGAGCAGTGCTCGACCTGCCACATGTACCGGAAGGACTTCCAGAGCGACATCGCTCCGGCCATTTCCGGTCACAGCTTCGCCGTTGACTTCGACAGTTGTGCGACTTCGGGTTGCCACCCGTCGCGCGGCCAGTCGGAGCAAGTGTGGGCTACACTCCAGGCCGAAATTGCAGCGCGACTCGCGAACGTGAAGGCCGCCCTGGGTGACCCTGCGACCTGGCAGTACACGGCCTCGGGTGGTCCGAATGCGGCCGGCCAGGCAGCGCTGCCGGAGAACATCCGCAAGGCCCGCTACCTGATCTCCTACGTCGAGAGTGACGGTAGTCTGGGCATGCACAACCCGGCCTACGTGCGCGATATTCTGATCGAGGCGCAGCGCCTGGCAAATCTGCCGTAA